The DNA window AGAGCCAGCCCTGTGCGCTCACCAGCATGTAGATGCCCACCCCGATGAAGAACGCGTAGGTCAGATCTTCGAGCTTGAAAACAACTTTCCCACTCGGCTTAAGCCGCGCAAGTCCGCCGCTGCGTACCAGCTTGAACAGAGGATTGAAAAAGATCGCCGCAGCAAGAACCAGCAGGACCATCACGCCCGGCCGCAATAACCAGTGGGTGCCATAGCGCATGAAAGAGATGGTCATGTAGCGCTCCATCAGCACGCCGAGCACGAGACCGAGAATAAGCGGCGGGCGTGTCCATTTCATCCGCTTCATGATCCAGCCAATCACGCCTGCAATCAGCAGGACGAAGAGATCACCCCAACTACGCGAGCCCTGGAACGCGCCCACGTAAATGATGGGCATGATGACCGGCAGAATAAGTGTGTAGCGCAGCGTCGATATTTTGGCGAATTGCCCGCTCAGTAAAAAGCACAGGCCTGCGCCGAAGATATTGGCGAGCGCAATCGACCAGACCATCGAATAGGTCAGGTCCAGATGCTTGGTCAACATGTCCGGGCCGGGTATGAAACCATGCACCATCATCGCGCCCAGCAAGATGGCCTGGGCTGCGCCGCCGGGCACGCCGAACGCCAGCATCGGCACCAGGCTGCCGCCCTCTCGTGCATTGTTGGCGGCCTCCGGGGCAATCACACCGCGTACGTCGCCCGTCGTAAAAGTTTCTCTCGCGCCCTTCGAGGTTTGCATTGCATGACCATAAGCAATCCAGTCCGTTACCGCTCCGGTGATGCCGGGGATCGCACCCAGTGCAGCACCAAGACTGCCCAGACGAAGAACCAGGAACCAGTTTTTCAGCGTATCGGCCACGCCTTGCCGCATTCCTTCGCGTGAACTGAACTGCACGTTCTGCGCAATCGCCGTGCGCCGGATTGCGAGCTCGCACAACTCCGGCAATGCGAAGATCCCGAGAATGATCGGTACCAGTGGAATGCCGTCCTGCAGATAAAGAAGGTCGCCGGTCCAACGCATTTGCCCGGTCTCGACATTCGTGCCGATCATGCCGATGAGAATGCCGAAACATGCCGCGACGATACCTTTCAGCGGCGCGTTACCCGACAATGACGCAACCATCGAGATGCCGAAAATAGTGAGTCCGAGCATCTCGGGAGTACCGATCGACAGCACGAATGGTCGAACCAGAGGCAAGGAGACGCCGAGGATAACCGCACCGATCAGTCCGCCCAGAAGCGACGACATGTAGCACGCGCTGAGCGCACGTGAAGCCTCTCCTCGCCTGGTCATCGGCAGACCGTCGAGAACGGTCGCCTGCGAAGCGGCGTGGCCCGGTACGCCGAACAGCACGGCGGGGATCACGTCCGACGTGGTGATGACTGACGCCATGCCGAGCAACATTGCAAAAGCAGCATACGGGTCCATCGTATACGTGAAAGGCACCAGCAACGCAAAGCCGGTCAGTCCGCCGATCCCTGGCAACAGTCCGATTGCGAGTCCGACCACGACGCCGAACACGAGAAAGATGAGACGGTGGAACTGTAAGAGTGTCGACAGAGCATGACCTGCTGCCAACAAGGTTGCATCGTTGAAAAATTCCATGAGTCATCCAGATTGGCGAGCAAGCCCAGCAGGCTCACTCTGTAAGGCGGCCGGAGGCAAAGATCAGGCATCGTATCAGACGGTCAATCGAGCGAAATCCCGGATTCGGCCACTGTCAGCCTCATTGCTTCAAGCACGGTTTCAGTACGGACCAGCGGATGCAAATGGAGCGCACGGAGGCTGTCGGTCGACAATTCTTTCTTTCCGCTGCCCGCATCTGCAACCCATTACCGCTCCTGATCCGCCAGCGCCGGATATAGAATTTTCGCCGTACGACCCCAGACCCACGCACGTTCTTCGTCGCTGAGCGACGCGAAACAGATGTGCCCCTGATCGATCAACTTCCTGAGCGGCCCCGCCGACGCCGGGTAGTTCGAACCAAATGCCAGATGATCGGCACCGAACACTTTCACGAGATGAGGAAAGAACGCATCTGCTCCGCCCGGCGCTGCCTGCGCGAGGTCGAAAGTGCGAGGCGTTACCTTCATATAGACGTTCTCGTATTTCGCCAGTTCGAACAATTCGGCACAAGCGGCGTATGGAGGTCCGCCTTCGAGAACCGGCCGCGCGCAGTGATCGACCGCGATCCTCACGTTCGGGAATCGTGCAGCCAGCTCAGCCACCATGGGAACACCAGTAAGCGTCGTCTGGACCACCATCGTCATGCCGATCTCCGCACAACGCTCCCAGATCGGGAAAGTCGCCGGATCGACGAGCCAGCGCCCGTCCCCCTGATGGGTCGCGCCGCCGGTAAAAAGTCGAATGCCGCCCATTCCGCGGGCCAGCCAGTAGTCGAACGTAGCCAGCGCGTCGACCGCCAGCAGATCGAACGAATAGACGCCCGTGAATCGCTTCGGCTGTTGCGCCACGCTGTCCGCAACGTACGCGTTGTTATGACCGTAGGTTGTCGAGGAGTGCACGATTGCGGCCTTCGACACGCCCGCCTCGTCCATCTCCGCGATCATTCTTTCGAATGTCACCGGACGCGTGGCGGACCAGTCAGAGCGATGCCCATGTTGCGGAGCAATCGGATAGCGGACCGTATCGTTCGAAACGATATGGGGATGAATATCGATTATTTCCATTTTCATTTATCCGTATTCCTAACTAATGTAATGTCATCCGTCTCCGACAGATGTATGACCTACCCGACTTGAGGCTATTTCAATGACGACCTGGAGCGCGCGGAATCAGATGCAAAACCTGCGCGCTCCCGCGCTCTTCAACCCGGACTAAAGATGAGCTTGCGTGCGCTTTCCAGTTGCGGCGCGGGTGTCGCGTAAAGCTTGTCGACAATCTGCTCCACTGCCGCGCCGTCGATCGGATCGATTGGAAATCCGGCGCTTGTCATCGCCGACTGGAACCCGGGATCGGCAATCGTCCTGGCGAAGGCTGAACGCAACGCCGCGAGTCGCTCGGGCGGCACGCCGGCAGGCACCGCAATGGGCCGTCCCGCCGCGAAGGGAAGAAGGAACAGATTGAAGACCGCCTTCACCTCCGGGTTGGTGATATAGGCGCTCAGGTTTGGAACATTGGGAAACTCAGGCGGGCTTTTCCAGCCGAGTTCCAGCAACACTTTCATCTTTCCACTGGCGAGCAGCCTCACGGGATCGCCCTGCTTCAACCCGTCGACGGTCGACGCCCAACCGTCGACTTCGCCACGTTGCATCGCGAGATAGACTTCGCCTCGTCCCGTATAACCCGGTACGACGCTCATCTTCGTGCCGAGATACTCATTCAATAGCGCCGGTAAGGTCCGATCCTCGTTGGAGAACCCTGTCGCGCCACTGAACATCTTCTTTTTAAACAGATCGTCGGCGGTCGTGACGCCTGAACGAGTCATCGCAACCATGCAGTAATCGACTTTGTTCAGACTGCCAAGCCACTTCACCTTGCGCGGGTCGAACCTGCTTTGCCGTGGATCGAGCAACGGTATATAGAGATTGTTGCGCTGAAGGAAGCCCATGACAGTTCCGTCGGCCGGCTGTCGGGACTGGAGGGACGCTGCCGCCACCATCCCTCCGGCTCCGATCACGTTCATCACGACTGCCTGCGGATGTCCGGGCATGTACTTGACGAAGAAGCGTGCAAATTGCCGCGCAATGATATCGGTGGGTGTACCGGCATCGGCGCTGACCACAAGCGTGACCGTCTTGCCGCTGTAGAAACTTTCAACTGACTGATCAGAAGCCGGCGCGGCAACCGCCGTGGTGGCGACACCCATCAGCACCGCGAAAGCGCGCAATGCGGTCCTGTAGTTCATAGTTCTGCATGTCTCCGATTGTTGTGCGATCCGTCATCACGGCAAGCTGTGCGAGGTCGCTGCCACCGATAGTGGCTCGTGTTGTCGCCAGCAGTTAGCGAGTCGACAGAACGAATTTTTGCCACTACGCCGCTTTCCGTCAATTGATAAAAACTGGGCTGCACTTGAGCAAATGGTCAAGCCACGCGCGAAAGCATGATCGCAGGATTCCACTGACCCTGCAGCGACGACTGTCTCGTCGGCCGAATGCGTCGGCGCCAATGCTTTATGTCACGGCGCGAAGTCGTTCGGATTCGTGTGCGGGGGATGTTAGAACCGGAAAGGAATTTCGCACCGGAGCAGGAGCAAATCAAGGCAGGAAGCAACGACCGCCTCATCAAGCTTTGAACGCTCGCGGAAGCGCTTAATCATTCACTTCTTCTTGCGCGCGGACGACGCCCGGCCTGCGCTGTCAGAGGCAACCGCCATACTCTGCGCAGCGTCCTCCAGGCACGCGACCATCAGTTTCGCGCTGGGGCTCAGGCCGCGATTACGATTCCACAACACGCCTGCGGGCCGCAGCAATTGCGGCAGGCTCAGAGGCAGCGTGTGCAGACGCGGACCCGAATCGTTGACAGGTGCGCCGGCCATCACCGCAATGCACTCCGACACCTGAAGATGAGCTCGCGCAACGTGAATCGAAAGTGTTTCGATGTAGTTGTTGGTCAGAGGCACATCGTGCGCTTCCAGCGTCCGCTCCAGCGGATCGCGCAAGATCGAACCGGGCGGCGGCAGGATCCACGGATAAGGCCGCAGGTCGGACCACTTCAACGACTTCTTGCGCGCCAATGGATGATGTGCGCCCGTCATCAATGTCACGGGTTCCTCGACAAGCTCTTTCTCCTCGAAGCTGCCCAGCGTGTCGGTCGGTGGCAAGCGGCCCACAACGAGGTCGAGTTGGCCTTGCCAAAGCTCCGGCAGCAGCAACGCTGTGGTGCCCTCCGTCACCATCACATTGGTGCCGGGCGAGCGCTGCTTCAGCAGATTGAGCGCCTGCGGCAGCAACACCGACGCCGAAGCCGGCAACATGCCGATGTGAACCTTCCCCGCCGTTCCCGAGTTCAGCGCCTTCAGATCGTCGCTGGCCTGATGCAGGATGGTCAGGATCGATCGCGCATGTCGAATCAGACACTCGCCGTACGGCGTGGGCACGATGCCGTGCGTGGTGCGCTCGAATAGCGTGAGTCCGAGTCCACGTTCAAGTTCGGCCAGTGACTTGGACACCGCCGGCACTGAGACATGTGTGATCTCGGCGACCTGAGTCAGATTGCGGTAGGTGTCGATGGTCGCGAGCAAACGCAGATGCCGCGCCTTCACGTTAATCTTGAGATACCAATCAAGCTCTGACACGTTGTGTCTCCCTCGCAGGTTTTACCATCTGGTTAAGTCCACGGTAATCTTATTCAATCGACCGTGGGATCTGTAGCGCGCAATATCCGGATCTTTCAACAAACGTCGATCGCGGATTGCGTCGGTGCGAGCGGCTCGCGAGACCGTGAAGTGCGATTCGTGCGTCCGGCATCTCGAACGCCGTGAATGTCCACGCGCCGAAGCAGACAACAACGCAAGGCGCCGCACGACACGTGCATCGACAGCATAGACAGAGATTTCAGATGCCGCAGACTTTCAATCGTCGCCATTTCTTGCGCGCGACAGGACGCCTCGCACTAAGCGCCGTCGCAGCCCCATTGACGGCACCGTATATCGCGAAAGCCAGTGCATCACGTCTGACAGTGGTCAGCAATCCGGGCCTGGAGAATGCGACGCTCAACATATTGATGGAGCAACAGGGCTTCTTCAGACAGTTCGGCGCCAATGCGCTCATCGTCGAAGCCGCGGGCACCAGCGGTCCATTCAACGCAATCGCCACAGGTGCCGCGGATATCTGCATGGTATCTGGCTCCAACATTGTGCTGCCGCGAATTGCTGAAGGCGCACCGGTGAAGATCGTCGGTGCAGGGATGCGAAAGTGCGCGTTGACCATTTTCGCCCGGCCCGACGACATCAGAACGCTTGCCGACCTGACAGGAAAATCAGTCGCCGTGGGCCCCGCAAAGGGCTTGTTGCATATGCTGGTAATCCAGCTTTTACGGGAATCGAACATTGACGCGTCGCAGGTAAATTTCATCGATAAGGGAAGCAACGACGAATGCCATGAAGCCGTGGTTAAAGGCGAGGCCGATGCTTGCTGTTCGAGCATTTCGCATCTGAATGACGATGATGGGCTCGTGACCATCAGCGGCGGCAACTTGTGGGAGACTCTGCCCCGATGTGTTTTCCAGACCGCTTATGCCGCCGATTCCGCTCTCCGTGACCAGCACGCGAACATCGTCGCGGTCATGGCGGCTTACGGCGCGCTCTACGACTACCTGATGTCGCCGGCTGCGCATGATGCATTCTTCGAAGCGCGCAAGCATGCGCAAAAGAAATTCGATAAGGCTTCGGCGCAGGCAGTCTGGAATTTCAACCAGGTCCAGCGACCCTACTCACGGGACCTGTCGTTGACCCACGACGACATCGACTATCTGCAGGATATGGAGATCAATTTTGGCAGCCTGAAGCAGAAACTGCCTTTCCATTCGATAGCGGATATGTCGCCGGCAAACGACGCAGCGATGCTGCGCGTCGGAACACCTTAGCGGAACAACTTTGGCACGATCACTGAATCCTCGCGCGACACCCTATTGAGGTATCTGCGAGAGGATTACTTTTCTACCCCATTTCAATTAGGCACCCGAAACGTTCAATATAAGCTGAATTTCCGGGGACCAGATCAACGAAGTTCGGTCGGGCTCGCCGCGGTCAGAAACGATGCTTGATGCCGGCGATGACGGACAACTGCGAGCCGCCCGGCGGTGGCGCCTGGACTGGCAACATGGTGCTCGCCGCAAGAGCGAGATTGCCGCTGTTATGAATGTGATCAGCCGTGACGTACAGCGAGGTGGTCTTGGACAGCGTATAGACGCCGCGCAATACTTCGACCAGAGCTTTATTCGGCGAATGATCGTATCTGAGATTGGCAACCATACCGTCGATTGAAATGTTGTGCCCCACAGGCACCGTTCCCGTCACCCAGACCAGATCGCTTCTCGGTGTGGCGATGCCCAGGTTGATACGCCGGATCCAGCCAACACCGAACCTCGCCCCGTCCACGTTGAAGTAACCGCCCAGGACATATCGGCTATCTGTCAGGTTCGGGGCCGTGAGTCCTCCGTAGGTCGCCGACGTACCACCATTGTTGCGCTCATAGGCGGTGGCTGCACCCCAGTTGTTGCCGGTGTACTTGAGCAGCGCGGACCATTCCTTGCATTCCTGGTAAGGGGTTGTTCCGCCGGGGCAATTACTGCCGACCACGCTGACAGGAGTGGCTGCGACTCCATCGCGGCCGAAGCTGTAATTCACGCCGCCTTCCAATGCACCGAGGTGGACGCGATAGCTCACGGCGTTGTCCGCACGAGGGTTCGCCACGCCATTGTCCAGCGTAGTCAGGCCCTGCGCACCGTCGCCAAACGGGTTGATCGCGGACATCGCATAGAAGCGCATCGTGTATTGGCGGCCAAACGTCAGCCGACCATAGGGGCCGTCGAGACCCACGTAGGCCTGCCGTCCGAACAGACGTCCGCCCTGGCTCGACGTACCGTTCTGCGGCGAATAACCGCCTTCCAGGTTCCAGATGGTCTGCACTCCCGCGCCGAGATCCTCTGTCCCGCGCATGCCGAAGAACGAGGTCGCCATGCCCGATCCCATCTGGAAAGCGCTGCCAGTCGTTTTGCCGGTGGCCGCATGGCTGAGGTACTGCACGCCTTCGTCGATCGAGCCGTATAACGTAACCGAGCTGGAGCTGACTTCCTGAGCCGATGCCGGTCCAACATACATCAACGCCACGCAAGCGCACAATGCGAGCTTGTGATTCATATCTGCTTCTGTCTCCATGTAGTAATCCGCGATCCATCTTTGTGACGCCTCATAGACGTTGGCCGTCTCGAGGTGGATCGCGTTGTCTCTGTTTTGCTTTTTGATTCGAAGCACCGCAATTCTTGCTAGCTTGTCGCCGTAGGTCTATTGAAATAATCTGGTCGTGGCTTGAGGAAACCGTCAAGTGATTCGCCGAAGAGTTCGATTGGCAGCAAGACGCGTATCGATCAGGTGAATGAAAAAACGGGATCGTCAGGCAAAGTGGGGCCATGCAAAGTACCCGCTTCCAAAAGAGAGAAGCGGGTGCGGAGGATCGGCGTTGGAGCGGCTCGGAACGAGCCTGTGAAATCTGCAGAGGCCGCGAATGGGCGATGCAACGGAGCACGCGTCGTCCAGCGGAAAAGAAACTTCCCCGCCGGACGACGCGTTGTCGAAAGCGCAAACGATAGTCGAACAGGATCCTTCGCTCTCGAAGCGCGACAGGAACTGGTTGTCAAAAGCCGGGCGTCTACTTCATGAAACGGCGCCAGCGATCCGCATTGATCGCATGGCAGCCGTGACCAGTCACCCGCTCATGACCACACAACTCAGACACGCGGGTCGACAAACAACTCGTCCATCGACATCCGGCGCGGTGTGAGGCCCTGTTTGAACGCAGTGGCTTCCAGTGCTTCGATGGTCTTGCGATTTTCCTCGATACCGTAAGGCAGCGGATCGTGACCGACAATCTGGCGCAGCTTCAGGTACTTGTTGTCGCCTGCGCTGGTCGATTCGCCTGCATCGAGACGCGCCAGCCACTCCTTCTTCGCCTGCGCAAACGCGTCGTAAATCGACTTCGCGATCCACGGATGCTCGGCCAGCACCGAATCTTTCACGACGATCGTGCCATGCATCGGATAAACGCCGGTACGTGCGTAGTATTCCGTTTCGAGTTCGGTTGCGTTCGGCAGCAGATCTGGATAGTCGGCTTCGACTTCTTTCCAGCCACCTGTGGGCGCACCCGTGCGCCCAATGCCCGCGTTCGCGCCGAAGCCTGCGGCGAGTTCGCCTTTCGCCATCATGTCGGCGAGCGAGCTGCCCTCGGGTGCATGAATCACGTTCGACGGCAGCTTCAACTGCGTGACGTGTTCTTCATCGTCGACTACCCACGTAACCTTCGACGAATCCAGGCCGAATTCATCCATCAGTACCTGGCGGGTCCATACGCCTGTCGTGACCGAGTACGCACGCACGCCGACCTTTTTCCCTTCGAGGTCTTTCGGATGCTTGATGCCCGCGTCAGGCCGCACCAGTAGTCCGCCATGATGGAAGCGTCGCACCACGAAGATCGGCAGGGCAACGAACGGCGCGCCGTAG is part of the Paraburkholderia fungorum genome and encodes:
- a CDS encoding tripartite tricarboxylate transporter permease, which codes for MEFFNDATLLAAGHALSTLLQFHRLIFLVFGVVVGLAIGLLPGIGGLTGFALLVPFTYTMDPYAAFAMLLGMASVITTSDVIPAVLFGVPGHAASQATVLDGLPMTRRGEASRALSACYMSSLLGGLIGAVILGVSLPLVRPFVLSIGTPEMLGLTIFGISMVASLSGNAPLKGIVAACFGILIGMIGTNVETGQMRWTGDLLYLQDGIPLVPIILGIFALPELCELAIRRTAIAQNVQFSSREGMRQGVADTLKNWFLVLRLGSLGAALGAIPGITGAVTDWIAYGHAMQTSKGARETFTTGDVRGVIAPEAANNAREGGSLVPMLAFGVPGGAAQAILLGAMMVHGFIPGPDMLTKHLDLTYSMVWSIALANIFGAGLCFLLSGQFAKISTLRYTLILPVIMPIIYVGAFQGSRSWGDLFVLLIAGVIGWIMKRMKWTRPPLILGLVLGVLMERYMTISFMRYGTHWLLRPGVMVLLVLAAAIFFNPLFKLVRSGGLARLKPSGKVVFKLEDLTYAFFIGVGIYMLVSAQGWLFMARIGPTVVAGILVVAATLSLANKVLVASPSGTARAGSIHMDVASSNEEALPNRTVLLRAAKFLGWFIAFLVCMALIGMIPTIPLMIVAFMRVEGRESWRLSLILALCVTAVVYGIFQQVIHIPWPSSLLGQYFPMLAAGGA
- a CDS encoding Bug family tripartite tricarboxylate transporter substrate binding protein codes for the protein MGVATTAVAAPASDQSVESFYSGKTVTLVVSADAGTPTDIIARQFARFFVKYMPGHPQAVVMNVIGAGGMVAAASLQSRQPADGTVMGFLQRNNLYIPLLDPRQSRFDPRKVKWLGSLNKVDYCMVAMTRSGVTTADDLFKKKMFSGATGFSNEDRTLPALLNEYLGTKMSVVPGYTGRGEVYLAMQRGEVDGWASTVDGLKQGDPVRLLASGKMKVLLELGWKSPPEFPNVPNLSAYITNPEVKAVFNLFLLPFAAGRPIAVPAGVPPERLAALRSAFARTIADPGFQSAMTSAGFPIDPIDGAAVEQIVDKLYATPAPQLESARKLIFSPG
- a CDS encoding ABC transporter substrate-binding protein; its protein translation is MPQTFNRRHFLRATGRLALSAVAAPLTAPYIAKASASRLTVVSNPGLENATLNILMEQQGFFRQFGANALIVEAAGTSGPFNAIATGAADICMVSGSNIVLPRIAEGAPVKIVGAGMRKCALTIFARPDDIRTLADLTGKSVAVGPAKGLLHMLVIQLLRESNIDASQVNFIDKGSNDECHEAVVKGEADACCSSISHLNDDDGLVTISGGNLWETLPRCVFQTAYAADSALRDQHANIVAVMAAYGALYDYLMSPAAHDAFFEARKHAQKKFDKASAQAVWNFNQVQRPYSRDLSLTHDDIDYLQDMEINFGSLKQKLPFHSIADMSPANDAAMLRVGTP
- a CDS encoding porin, translating into MLRIKKQNRDNAIHLETANVYEASQRWIADYYMETEADMNHKLALCACVALMYVGPASAQEVSSSSVTLYGSIDEGVQYLSHAATGKTTGSAFQMGSGMATSFFGMRGTEDLGAGVQTIWNLEGGYSPQNGTSSQGGRLFGRQAYVGLDGPYGRLTFGRQYTMRFYAMSAINPFGDGAQGLTTLDNGVANPRADNAVSYRVHLGALEGGVNYSFGRDGVAATPVSVVGSNCPGGTTPYQECKEWSALLKYTGNNWGAATAYERNNGGTSATYGGLTAPNLTDSRYVLGGYFNVDGARFGVGWIRRINLGIATPRSDLVWVTGTVPVGHNISIDGMVANLRYDHSPNKALVEVLRGVYTLSKTTSLYVTADHIHNSGNLALAASTMLPVQAPPPGGSQLSVIAGIKHRF
- a CDS encoding LysR substrate-binding domain-containing protein, producing the protein MSELDWYLKINVKARHLRLLATIDTYRNLTQVAEITHVSVPAVSKSLAELERGLGLTLFERTTHGIVPTPYGECLIRHARSILTILHQASDDLKALNSGTAGKVHIGMLPASASVLLPQALNLLKQRSPGTNVMVTEGTTALLLPELWQGQLDLVVGRLPPTDTLGSFEEKELVEEPVTLMTGAHHPLARKKSLKWSDLRPYPWILPPPGSILRDPLERTLEAHDVPLTNNYIETLSIHVARAHLQVSECIAVMAGAPVNDSGPRLHTLPLSLPQLLRPAGVLWNRNRGLSPSAKLMVACLEDAAQSMAVASDSAGRASSARKKK
- a CDS encoding amidohydrolase family protein gives rise to the protein MKMEIIDIHPHIVSNDTVRYPIAPQHGHRSDWSATRPVTFERMIAEMDEAGVSKAAIVHSSTTYGHNNAYVADSVAQQPKRFTGVYSFDLLAVDALATFDYWLARGMGGIRLFTGGATHQGDGRWLVDPATFPIWERCAEIGMTMVVQTTLTGVPMVAELAARFPNVRIAVDHCARPVLEGGPPYAACAELFELAKYENVYMKVTPRTFDLAQAAPGGADAFFPHLVKVFGADHLAFGSNYPASAGPLRKLIDQGHICFASLSDEERAWVWGRTAKILYPALADQER
- a CDS encoding ABC transporter substrate-binding protein, coding for MSTKVHLKIAIADHPQTSAVRNGSIPIEGVDAEFVTVKPQIGAFRRMVRDVEFDVCELAPTTYIIARAYGAPFVALPIFVVRRFHHGGLLVRPDAGIKHPKDLEGKKVGVRAYSVTTGVWTRQVLMDEFGLDSSKVTWVVDDEEHVTQLKLPSNVIHAPEGSSLADMMAKGELAAGFGANAGIGRTGAPTGGWKEVEADYPDLLPNATELETEYYARTGVYPMHGTIVVKDSVLAEHPWIAKSIYDAFAQAKKEWLARLDAGESTSAGDNKYLKLRQIVGHDPLPYGIEENRKTIEALEATAFKQGLTPRRMSMDELFVDPRV